A part of Streptomyces sp. NBC_01497 genomic DNA contains:
- a CDS encoding multifunctional oxoglutarate decarboxylase/oxoglutarate dehydrogenase thiamine pyrophosphate-binding subunit/dihydrolipoyllysine-residue succinyltransferase subunit, protein MVAQSDFGINEWVVDELRERFRNDPDSVDDAWAAYFSVGGAAAPAALSSVPAGQGAADGSRPPDRPRDLDAGSVTKAIRVAALVHAFRVRGHLAAATDPLSVVPRDQHPDLGPAGHGLDEDDLDREFPVDGFAGRDTMTVREVLATLDAFYRGSVGVEYMHIQDPEERRWIQRRIETAHPRPDRREQLRILSRLGSAEAFETFLQTKYVGQKRYSLEGGESAIVLLDALLAGAMDLGMREVVLGMSHRGRLNVLANVVGKSYAQMFQEFDDAAGILTVQGSGDVKYHLGAAGTYTGPDGRTIPVSVVANPSHLEIVGPVAEGIVRAKQDVAQGAGEDDFPILPVVVHGDAAFAGQGVVAETLNMSQLSGYRTGGTVHVVVNNQVGFTTLPDSGRSSVHATDVARTVEAPILHVNGDDPEAVVRVARLAFDYRASFRKDIVIDLICYRRHGHSEVDDPSITQPAMYDRIAALPSVRKVYAGTLLGRGDVDEDEVEQAQREYRGRLEAAFAATRELAVEEREHTPAPVPVIDGPPPVTAVDEATARRVLATQTDLPEGFTVHPRVLPQLTRRASMLDDGTVDWATAEALAIGSLLLDGVPVRLTGEDVRRGTFGQRHAVLTDRRTGAEHTPLGTLGDDAAPFMPYDSLLSELGALAFEYGYSLGRPDALVLWEAQFGDFVNGAQTVIDEYISSAEQKWGQSCGVSLLLPHGLEGQGPDHSSARVERFLQMCAENNMTVAVPSLPANYFHLLRQQGGVGLRRPLVVFTPKSMLRLKTAVSPLGDFTEGGFRPVLVDPVADPARVRRVLLCSGKIAHELAAHRADSGAAGTESTDGTETADGTAIVRLEQLYPFPDTALRAELSRFPAGVPLRWVQEEPANQGAWSYVGPRLRGLAQGALECVSRPPASAPAVGSARRHGAEQRDVVRRAFA, encoded by the coding sequence GTGGTGGCACAGTCGGATTTCGGCATCAACGAATGGGTCGTCGACGAACTGCGTGAGCGGTTCAGAAACGACCCCGATTCCGTGGACGACGCCTGGGCGGCGTATTTCTCGGTCGGCGGAGCCGCCGCCCCCGCCGCGCTGTCCTCCGTACCGGCCGGGCAGGGCGCCGCCGACGGGAGCCGTCCTCCCGACCGGCCCCGCGACCTCGACGCGGGGAGCGTCACCAAGGCGATCCGGGTCGCGGCTCTGGTCCACGCGTTCCGGGTGCGCGGCCACCTCGCCGCCGCAACCGACCCCCTCTCCGTCGTGCCGCGTGACCAGCACCCCGACCTGGGGCCCGCAGGGCACGGTCTGGACGAGGACGACCTGGACCGGGAGTTCCCCGTCGACGGTTTCGCCGGTCGCGACACCATGACCGTGCGCGAGGTCCTGGCCACGCTCGATGCCTTCTACCGCGGCTCGGTCGGCGTGGAGTACATGCACATCCAGGACCCGGAGGAACGGCGGTGGATCCAGCGCCGGATCGAGACCGCGCACCCGCGCCCCGACCGGAGGGAACAGCTGCGGATTCTGAGCCGGCTCGGCTCTGCGGAGGCGTTCGAGACCTTTCTGCAGACGAAGTACGTGGGACAGAAGCGCTATTCGCTGGAAGGCGGCGAATCGGCGATCGTCCTGCTCGACGCGCTCCTCGCGGGAGCGATGGACCTCGGAATGCGGGAAGTGGTCCTCGGAATGTCCCACCGCGGCAGGCTGAACGTGCTGGCCAATGTCGTCGGGAAGTCGTACGCGCAGATGTTCCAGGAGTTCGACGACGCCGCCGGCATTCTGACCGTGCAGGGCTCGGGCGACGTGAAATACCATCTCGGCGCCGCCGGCACCTATACCGGGCCTGACGGCCGCACCATCCCCGTCTCGGTTGTCGCGAACCCGTCGCACCTGGAGATCGTCGGCCCGGTCGCGGAAGGGATCGTACGGGCCAAGCAGGACGTGGCCCAGGGAGCCGGCGAGGACGACTTCCCCATCCTGCCCGTGGTGGTGCATGGTGACGCGGCCTTCGCGGGACAGGGCGTGGTGGCCGAGACGCTCAACATGTCGCAGCTGAGCGGCTACCGGACCGGCGGCACCGTGCACGTCGTCGTGAACAACCAGGTCGGCTTCACCACGCTGCCCGACAGCGGGCGTTCCAGTGTGCACGCCACCGACGTGGCCCGTACGGTCGAGGCGCCGATCCTGCACGTCAACGGCGACGACCCGGAGGCCGTGGTCCGGGTCGCCCGGCTCGCCTTCGACTACCGCGCGTCGTTCCGCAAGGACATCGTGATCGACCTGATCTGCTACCGGCGCCACGGCCACAGCGAGGTGGACGACCCGTCGATCACCCAGCCCGCCATGTACGACCGCATCGCCGCCCTGCCGTCCGTACGCAAGGTGTACGCGGGCACGCTGCTGGGCCGCGGCGACGTCGACGAGGACGAGGTCGAACAGGCGCAGCGGGAGTACCGCGGCCGGCTGGAGGCGGCGTTCGCCGCGACCCGTGAACTGGCCGTCGAGGAGCGGGAACACACGCCCGCCCCTGTGCCGGTGATCGACGGCCCTCCACCGGTCACGGCGGTCGACGAGGCCACCGCGCGCCGGGTGCTCGCCACGCAGACGGACCTGCCCGAGGGGTTCACCGTGCACCCGCGCGTCCTGCCGCAGCTGACCCGCAGGGCGTCCATGCTCGACGACGGCACGGTCGACTGGGCGACGGCGGAGGCGCTGGCGATCGGTTCGCTGCTCCTGGACGGTGTGCCGGTGCGGCTGACGGGCGAGGACGTCCGGCGCGGCACGTTCGGCCAGCGGCACGCCGTGCTCACCGACCGCCGTACCGGCGCCGAACACACCCCGCTCGGCACCCTGGGCGACGACGCCGCCCCCTTCATGCCCTACGACTCCCTGCTGTCCGAACTGGGCGCGCTGGCCTTCGAGTACGGCTACTCACTGGGCCGCCCCGACGCGCTGGTGCTGTGGGAAGCCCAGTTCGGTGACTTCGTCAACGGCGCGCAGACCGTCATCGACGAGTACATCTCCTCCGCGGAGCAGAAATGGGGGCAGTCCTGCGGCGTGAGCCTGCTGCTGCCGCACGGCCTCGAAGGCCAGGGACCCGACCACTCCTCGGCACGCGTCGAACGCTTCCTGCAGATGTGTGCGGAGAACAACATGACGGTGGCGGTGCCGTCCCTGCCCGCGAACTACTTCCACCTGCTGCGGCAGCAGGGCGGTGTCGGCCTGCGCAGGCCGCTCGTGGTGTTCACACCGAAGTCGATGCTGCGCCTGAAGACGGCGGTGTCGCCGCTCGGGGACTTCACCGAGGGCGGTTTCCGGCCCGTCCTGGTGGACCCGGTGGCCGACCCGGCGCGGGTGCGGCGGGTGTTGCTCTGCTCCGGCAAGATCGCCCATGAACTCGCCGCGCACCGAGCCGACTCCGGCGCGGCCGGCACGGAGAGCACCGACGGCACGGAAACCGCGGACGGTACCGCGATCGTCCGGCTGGAGCAGCTGTACCCGTTCCCGGACACGGCGTTGCGCGCCGAACTGTCGCGCTTCCCGGCCGGGGTGCCGCTGCGCTGGGTTCAGGAGGAGCCGGCCAACCAGGGAGCGTGGAGCTATGTCGGACCGCGGCTGCGCGGGCTGGCACAGGGCGCTCTGGAGTGCGTGAGCAGGCCGCCGGCCTCCGCCCCCGCGGTGGGGTCGGCCCGGCGGCACGGCGCCGAGCAGCGCGATGTCGTCCGGCGGGCGTTCGCCTGA
- the bla gene encoding class A beta-lactamase produces the protein MRLIPFRGLLSVAPALLLVAALGACGGPGPAADDHPRGSATRTAASGSPPSPGAPTHALDALRQRFGARLGLYALDTGTGREIGYHADDRFAFDSTYKVLAVGALLRRVPDADLDRVITYRAADLQDYSPITRPRVSTGMTLRALMDAALRYSDNTAANLLLRRLGGPAALQRSLRAVGDSTTHVDRDEPSVNTAVPGDVRDTTTPRALGTDLRRFVLGDLLTGGRRRQLTDWMLHNTTGGPYVRAGVPAGWKVADKTGNGDYGSRNDIAVAWPAQGAPVVIAVLSARGQRDAASDDALIADATETALAALR, from the coding sequence ATGCGCCTCATCCCGTTCCGCGGTCTCCTGTCCGTCGCACCTGCCCTGCTGCTCGTCGCCGCGCTCGGCGCGTGCGGCGGGCCGGGGCCGGCGGCCGACGACCATCCGCGCGGGAGCGCCACCCGGACGGCTGCCTCCGGGAGCCCGCCCTCCCCGGGCGCGCCGACGCACGCTCTCGACGCCCTCCGGCAACGGTTCGGCGCACGGCTCGGGTTGTACGCCCTGGACACCGGCACGGGCCGCGAGATCGGTTACCACGCGGACGACCGGTTCGCCTTCGACTCCACGTACAAGGTCCTCGCGGTGGGCGCCCTCCTGCGCCGCGTCCCGGACGCCGACCTCGACCGCGTGATCACCTACCGCGCCGCGGACCTGCAGGACTACTCACCGATCACCCGCCCCCGCGTGTCCACCGGGATGACCCTGCGCGCACTCATGGACGCGGCCCTGCGGTACAGCGACAACACCGCCGCCAACCTGCTGCTCCGCCGACTCGGTGGCCCGGCGGCCCTGCAGCGGTCGCTGCGGGCGGTCGGCGACTCCACCACCCACGTCGACCGCGACGAACCGTCCGTCAACACCGCCGTCCCGGGGGACGTTCGGGACACCACCACGCCCCGTGCCCTCGGCACGGACCTGCGGCGGTTCGTCCTCGGTGACCTGCTCACCGGCGGCCGACGGCGTCAACTGACCGACTGGATGCTCCACAACACCACCGGTGGCCCCTACGTGCGCGCCGGTGTGCCCGCCGGATGGAAGGTCGCCGACAAGACCGGCAACGGGGATTACGGCAGCCGCAACGACATCGCCGTCGCGTGGCCCGCGCAGGGCGCTCCCGTCGTCATCGCGGTCCTCTCCGCTCGCGGCCAACGTGACGCCGCCTCCGACGACGCGCTCATCGCGGACGCCACGGAGACGGCCCTCGCGGCCCTGCGGTGA
- a CDS encoding TetR/AcrR family transcriptional regulator has protein sequence MRADAARNLDAVLRTGARLLAQDPSTTIATVAAEAGVDRRTVYRRFATREALLSAVYKAKLDASEAVLDQARLTEAPVAVALHRYAESIIPVSRQWPLDIRRLMNQDAEALARADAQRARLADFFRRAADEGLVRADLPDGWAMAMLGRLVDMAAHDFADLEPGRAADLVVASFLQGAQAP, from the coding sequence ATGAGAGCTGATGCCGCACGGAACCTGGACGCCGTTCTGCGTACGGGGGCACGTCTGCTCGCGCAGGACCCCTCGACGACGATCGCCACCGTCGCGGCCGAGGCGGGTGTGGACCGGCGCACGGTCTACCGGCGGTTCGCCACCCGGGAGGCGCTGCTGTCCGCCGTGTACAAGGCCAAGCTCGACGCCTCGGAGGCCGTCCTCGACCAGGCCCGCCTCACGGAGGCCCCCGTGGCGGTCGCCCTCCACCGCTACGCCGAGTCGATCATCCCGGTCAGCCGTCAGTGGCCCCTCGACATCCGGCGCCTGATGAACCAGGATGCCGAGGCGCTCGCGCGCGCCGACGCGCAGCGCGCGCGCCTCGCCGACTTCTTCCGGCGTGCGGCGGACGAGGGTCTGGTCCGGGCGGACCTGCCGGACGGCTGGGCCATGGCGATGCTCGGCCGCCTCGTGGACATGGCCGCTCACGACTTCGCCGACCTCGAACCGGGTCGGGCGGCCGACCTGGTGGTCGCTTCCTTCCTGCAGGGCGCCCAGGCGCCCTGA
- a CDS encoding aldehyde dehydrogenase, translating to MIVRDKLYLGGVWTAPSSTALLDIRSPHDQSLVGRSVQARPADVDRAVAAARAAFDEGPWPRTTPRHRQDVVARLNALREARAEEIAALITRERGNPHWFNAAGQGGLTRQALGYLKGAREFGWEETLDPSIPDAAFRSVVRREPIGVVAAVIPWNSPFSAALAKLIPALLAGNTVVLKTSPENALSMMLLADIFDELGLPEGVVSILPADRETSAYLVAHAGTDKVAFTGSTRAGRSIASVAGERLKRVSLELGGKSAAIILPDADLQQAVPALKFSSLANNGEACIAQTRILAPRVRYEEIVAALKDLLEGLKVGDPSDSDTFIGPLVRADQQERVRDYIRLGVEEGARLVTGGPESPEGLEMGNYVKPTLFADVDNSMRIAQEEIFGPVLVVIPYDDEDDAVRIANDSEYGLSGGVWTADAEHGMEIARRVRTGTFTVNGAPIGFDGPFGGYRASGTGREYGAVGLAGYVEHKTVSVPA from the coding sequence ATGATCGTGCGTGACAAGCTCTACCTGGGCGGCGTGTGGACCGCCCCGAGCAGCACCGCCCTGCTCGACATCCGATCCCCCCACGACCAGTCCCTGGTGGGACGTTCGGTGCAGGCACGGCCTGCCGATGTGGACCGTGCGGTGGCCGCCGCCCGCGCGGCGTTCGACGAGGGTCCCTGGCCCCGCACCACCCCCCGGCACCGCCAGGACGTCGTCGCCCGCCTCAACGCGCTCCGCGAGGCGCGCGCCGAGGAGATCGCCGCGCTCATCACCCGGGAACGCGGCAACCCCCACTGGTTCAACGCGGCAGGGCAGGGCGGCCTGACCCGCCAGGCCCTCGGCTACCTCAAGGGGGCCCGCGAGTTCGGCTGGGAGGAGACCCTCGACCCGTCGATACCGGACGCCGCTTTCCGCAGCGTCGTGCGGCGTGAGCCGATCGGCGTGGTGGCTGCGGTCATCCCGTGGAACTCGCCGTTCTCCGCGGCGCTCGCCAAGCTGATCCCGGCACTCCTCGCCGGCAACACGGTGGTCTTGAAGACGTCCCCCGAGAACGCGCTGAGCATGATGCTGCTCGCGGACATCTTCGACGAACTGGGCCTGCCCGAAGGGGTGGTGAGTATCCTTCCCGCCGACCGCGAGACCAGCGCGTACCTGGTCGCGCACGCCGGGACGGACAAGGTCGCCTTCACCGGTTCCACCCGGGCGGGGCGTTCCATCGCGTCCGTCGCGGGGGAGCGGCTCAAGCGGGTCAGCCTGGAGCTCGGGGGCAAGTCGGCGGCGATCATCCTGCCCGACGCCGACCTCCAGCAGGCGGTGCCGGCACTGAAGTTCTCCTCGCTCGCCAACAACGGCGAGGCGTGCATCGCCCAGACCCGCATCCTGGCCCCGCGCGTCCGCTACGAGGAGATCGTCGCCGCGCTGAAGGATCTCCTGGAGGGACTGAAGGTCGGCGACCCGTCCGACAGCGACACCTTCATCGGCCCGCTCGTCCGCGCCGATCAGCAGGAGCGGGTGCGCGACTACATCCGGCTCGGTGTCGAGGAGGGCGCCCGGCTCGTCACCGGTGGCCCCGAATCGCCCGAAGGGCTGGAGATGGGGAACTACGTCAAGCCCACGCTCTTCGCCGACGTCGACAACTCCATGCGCATCGCCCAGGAGGAGATCTTCGGCCCGGTTCTCGTCGTGATCCCGTACGACGACGAGGACGACGCGGTGCGCATCGCCAACGACTCCGAGTACGGCCTCAGCGGCGGCGTCTGGACGGCGGACGCCGAGCACGGCATGGAGATCGCCCGCCGGGTCCGTACCGGGACCTTCACGGTCAACGGCGCCCCGATCGGCTTCGACGGCCCCTTCGGCGGCTACCGGGCCAGCGGCACCGGCCGCGAGTACGGCGCCGTCGGCCTCGCGGGCTACGTCGAGCACAAGACCGTGAGCGTCCCCGCCTGA
- a CDS encoding PPOX class F420-dependent oxidoreductase — translation MVAIPESAHALMNSTALGHVVTLNPDGSPQVSCVWVTLDDGDIVFASLHPWQKIKNLRRDPRVAVTVESDLTAATGLREYLTVKGEAGISEGGGLKLVRSLARTYMGPEAVYPPQDDAPDGYVVRIKAATIGGVGPWATKPA, via the coding sequence ATGGTCGCCATCCCCGAGTCGGCGCACGCGCTGATGAACTCCACCGCCCTCGGCCACGTCGTCACCCTCAACCCCGACGGCAGCCCCCAGGTCAGCTGTGTCTGGGTCACGCTCGACGACGGTGACATCGTCTTCGCGTCGCTCCACCCGTGGCAGAAGATCAAGAACCTGCGCCGCGATCCACGCGTGGCGGTGACCGTGGAGTCCGACCTGACCGCGGCGACCGGGCTGCGCGAGTACCTCACCGTCAAAGGAGAGGCCGGCATCAGTGAGGGCGGCGGCCTGAAACTGGTCCGCAGCCTCGCGCGCACCTACATGGGCCCCGAGGCGGTCTACCCGCCCCAGGACGACGCGCCCGACGGGTACGTCGTACGGATCAAGGCCGCCACGATCGGTGGCGTCGGGCCCTGGGCGACGAAGCCGGCCTGA